The genomic DNA CTGAGTACAGCAGAGGctcctccccagtgtgggtgggcttcatccaatccactgagggcctgaatagaacaaaaaggtggagagaGGGTGAATTCACTCCCTGCTTGAGCAGGACATccttcttctcctgcccttggacagtGCACATCAACCCTCCTGGTTCTTGGGCTTTTGGACCTAGACCAGGACTTATGCCATCAGCCCCCTGACACAAGCCTTCTGActtggactgaattacaccactggctttccttaTTCTACAGTTTGCAGGCAGCAGATTGTGGGTCTTCTCGGCCTCCATAACCACGTGAGCCGATtcctataataaatattttcatctgtgtctatatctacatctatatcacctattgttctatttctctggagaactcggACTAATAccagaaaggaggagggggaTCTGTACTTTACAGAAGAATGCCAATTAATAAGTGTAGAAGATGATAGAGTCAGAAAATCATCCTTTTGCAACCAACGCAGtaataattgattcaggcaagaCTAATGAATGGACCTAAAACTTTTGGGTGAAAGTTTGTTGAGGAACAGGATATTTCACAGTTTCAAAGTACTTTCCCATAGGCTACTTATGCATTACAAAGGGAACAAAGACACCCTTACAGTGCAGAAATCttgcagacaccaccttaaccaagtgatagAAGTTACCATCGCCAATAACGACAAACTGAATCAGGTGCCTCCTGATACGAGGCACCGAGAGGGACACAGCACACTTAAGTGGTATCCCTGCTAAACATGTATAACTTGAATCTAACCATGAGGAGACATCAGAACAAGCCCAAGTTGAAGGACATTCTACAGACTAACTGATATACAATCTtcaaaaaatgtcaaggtcatgaaagacaaggaaaagctgaggaactgttccagactAAAGCTGACTAAAGAGATATGCCCTAAAGGTACCGTATAACCCTGCATTGGATCttgcatcagaaaaaaaaaatgcgaTAAAGGATATTATTATGAATTTTGAATAGGGATGGCATATTAGATCTTAGTATTCTACCAACTTTTCCCCCTGAATTCAATTATTTATTGTGGTTATGTAACAGTATGTCTTAGgagatacacactgaagtatttagtaTTTAGGGTGAAAGATCCTTATCTTTTACTAACTCTGCAGCTAACATAATGTCTGAAGATTCTGAGCgaataaataatatatagacataaatatttgttaaatatgagtacatatgtgcatatatacatgtatgtatatgtgtgtatataatacttcagtgtgtatctcttaagacatagtatacacacacacaaacacatatatacatacacctgAATATAACACCTGAATTGAGGTGAAGGGTATACAAGTGTTCATTGTACTTATCTTGCAACTCTTCCATAGGTTTGACATTTTTTCAAGCTAaagttaaaataaagcaaatatttgaaaacaacctaaatgtccattagcaGAAGTCTAGTTAAACAAACTAAGGCACAACCACACTCTGGAATATTCTACAGGTGATAAAGAGAATAAGCCACATTATAAAGAGAAATGCAATAGTGACCACATTCCTCCTCTCGGATTGATAAACATCAGCGTGTTTGAAAACACACTGTGTTGTAAAAGCTGTGGGGAAACCAGTTCCTTCACCGATTGCAGAGGAAGCCAATCTCTTTAACCCCTTTGGAATGCAACTTGACAATACTTATTaaaccttccaatgtaggggacttcccttccctggtggcgcagtggttgagaatccacctgccaatgcaggggacacgggttcgagccctggtccgggatgatcccacgtgccgcggagcaactgagcctgtgcgccacagctactgagcctgcgctgtagagcccgcgagctgcaactgctgaagcccacacacctagagcccgtgctccgcaacaagagaagccaccacaataagaagcccgagCTCTTTGGTCTCGGAGGCAGAAGCGAGATGACGAAGGGAACGTCCTCGTTTGGAAAGCGTCGGAATAAGACGCACACGTTGTGCCGCCGCTGTGGCTCTAAGGCCTACCACCTTCAGAAGTCGACCTGTGGTAAATGTGGCTACGCTGCCAAGCGGAAGAGGAAGTATAACTGGAGTGCTAAAGCTAAAAGACGAAATACCACCGGGACTGGTCGAATGAGGCACCTAAAAATTGTATACCGCAGATTCAGGCATGGATTCCGTGAAGAAACAACACCTAAACCCAAGAGGGCAGCTGTTGCAGCATCCAGTTCACCTTAAGGATTTCAATTATTAGTCACGCAATAAATGTTctggttttgaaaaaaaataaaaaaaataagaagcccgtgcaccacaacgaagagtagcccccactcgccttaactagagaaagcccgcgcacagcaatgaagacccaatgcagccattaattaattaattaaaaaaaaaaaacttccaatgtGGCTTTCCTTTGACCCAGTGAATCCACTTCCCCTAGATACTGAGGGGGCCAACTGCTACAGGTCAGAGTAATTCACTGTTGCATGGGGTCGGAGCAAACGATTGGAAAATGAAGGTCTTTTGATAGGAAACTTGTTAAAGCAGAGAttctgaaccttttttttttgtgccGTGGACCCTTACGGCAGCCTGGTAAAGCCCACGTGGATTTCATCTCAAAATActgattttaaatgtataaaaggCATAGAATTACAAGAAAACCAACTAAGAGAACACACTCATCaaaatcttctaaaaataaatttgtgattCCTAGACCTGCTTCTTTATTAAATAACACGATGTAGCCACAGGTCTAATAAgatacagaggaaaacaaagttttgaGTTCTGCACTACACTGTAATGGGATATGAAAACATCTGTGATTTCCACTGGTGATTGTCACAGGTACTGCTAATATTACTGTGGTTTGTTGTCTATCGTCATAATTGAAGAAAGTGTTATATTTCAGATGGAGgttggtgaaaataaaaatacaatttcttctcatgCAAGTTCATAGATTTTGCGGATTAGAATCATGGTCCTCTTGGGGGGTTCCAAAAACTCCAAGTTAAGAACCCTCACGTTGAGCAATTGATAACACTGTACGGTGGAAGTTTTCAAAAGCCATTAAAAGGTGAGGAAGCTCTTTATATTCTGATTTAGTACAACTTTCATGCCATGTTAAGTGAAAATAAGCAAGAGGCAGAACGGGGTATATATTATAATACCATTTGTGtgaataatggaaaaatatattcatatctgCTTGTGTTTGCACAAAGTATCTCTGGGTACTTTAAGAAActgatcattttaattttttctagggAGGGGAAGTGGTGGCTAGGggtggagagagatggggagggagctTTTCCAAGGCAAACACTTTTGTAACACTTGAATTTTGAACTtaaattttttagaaagaaaggaaacaaactatTCTCATACCCATTGTGATGGCTACTGtaatcaaacaaacaaatcagaaagtaagtgttggcaaggatgtggaaaaattggaacgcttgtgcattgctggtaggaatgtaaaatggtgtggtCACTATGAAAAACTGAATGGCagatcctttaaaaattaaaaatagaattatcatgtgatgcagcaattccacttttgggtatataccccaaagtcttgaaagcagggacttaaaGAGAGATTTATGGATCCACGTTCAGAGCAAAATTATTCACACAaatcaagaggtggaagcaacccaagtgtccatcaacagacagataaacaaactgtggtggatccatacaatggaatagtattcagccttagaaaggaaggaaattctgacacatgccacaacatggaagaaccttgaggacattaagtgaaataagccagtggcAAAAGGACAAAGATTATCCGACTCTgcttatatgaagtacctagaataggtaaatccctatagacagaaagtagaacagtagTTACCAGAGGCTTGAGGGAGAGGGGGCATTTGGAGTTAGTGtttagtgggtacagagtttcagtttcgtTTCGCAAGACAGGAGTTTTGgagaggatggtggtgatggttgcataataatggctgtgaatgtacttaaggccACTGAACTCTGCACTTAAAAAGATGGTAACTTTTATGTCTACCACAACTAAAAATGGTaactaaaaaaaacaagaaagaaagaaacactagGGCATATTTTTATAAACTGTCTAGTGACactaaatattcattttctccGCCTTTTGCCCCACCCCTGTTCTTAAGACTACAGTTTGGGAGGAAAACGTGCCAGCTCATCCGCTGGCTGACAAGCTTGTCCGCTATGCCCCAGACAGGAAATGACCCGGCCCCTGTGCAGACCACACTGTTCATGGTCCATGATGGGGCTTCCTCCATATCCTTGTGCCTGGAGCTGGAGGTGACAGGAAAAGAGCACAGAATGTGAGCTGAGGgatcttaggcaagtcatttaactgcTCTTGAATCTCAAAAGTCAGGCTACTAATCATGACACTCAACCATCTCATATGACGGATACTAAAGAAGAACCTTATCTACAAATATAATTGTCACCGTGAGCAATGAGTAGGTGAAATAAAAGAGTACCAAGGAAGCTACCAGAAACCTTCACTCTTCCCTATGAGTTTCAGCCACCCAGTTCCTGCTGTCCTTTCATGGCATACTTCTCAGTTTGTAATCCTGTAGTCTAGTTTCGGAGGTCTGTGTGTCTTGCCTCTCCCACTAGATGTGAAGCTCCGTGAAGGCAGGGACCTTGTCTAATTTAGTGCCAtagctccagagcccacacagTGCAGTCACTCATCAAATGTTACTACAAGAAAGGTCATAGGTCTGTATTTTAGTACAGTGTGGTTATGACTAGCATCTCTGAGCTCAAATCCTGCCTCCACCTCTTACTTGTTAAGTcctcaggcaaattacttaactgtTCTATGCCtccatttctgtaaaatgggaataataatagtatgaggattaaatgagataatccccttggggcagtttttttttttttttaactatagctGGAAATTCACTAGTGAGTCATGATATTAATTCAGTGAgttgcaaaataatttaaaaattcataaaaatagaatAGGAAAGTATGACTGTACATCATGTTTAGTAAGGGAGAGTTAGGGTAAATTGTTGAAACTTCTGTTTCATCAATACTGGATATCAACGTAAAATGTAattttgtaaaatgggggtataacatatatacagaaaaatgcacTAATCTTGAGTTTATAGCTTGACAATTTTTACCATATGTGTACACCCATGTAACCACACCTGGATTAATTCTCTATAAATGtccctcctgcccccccccccccattctcCCATCCCAGGGCTACCATCAACCTGTCTTCTATAAGTAAAGATTagtttgcctgttcttgaattcCACGTGCAGGACGCTCTCTTTTGTACCTGGCTTCTGTCTCTCAATGTAGTATCTGTAGGATTCATCCATACAGTTGTGTGTATCACTACTCTGCTCTTTTTCATTGTTGTGTAGTATCCCATCATATGAATgcaccacaatttaaaaaatgtattcctcttttccatttagattgtttccagtttggcacaattatgaataaagctgctctgatttttttttttttcggtacgcgggcctcccactgccgtggcctcccccgctgcggagcacaggctctggacgggcaggcccagaggccatggctcacgggcccagccgctccgcagcacgtgggaccctcccggaccgaggcacgaacccgcgtcccccgcatgggcaggcggactctcaaccactgcgccaccagggaagccctcttttttttttttttaaattaattaattaatttttggctgagttaggtctttgttgctgtgcgggctttctcgagttgcggtgagtgcgggctactcttcgttgcggtgcgcgggcttctcattgcggtgtcttctcttgttgcggagcacgggctctaggcgtgcgggcttcagcagttgtggctcacaggctctagagcgcagactcagtagttgtggcgcacgggcttagttgctccgtggtatgtgggatcttcctggaccagggctcgaacccgtgttccctgcattggcaggcggattcttaatcactgcgccaccagggaagccctgaatattcTTATATGTATCTTTTTGTGGTCATAAGTACTAATTTCTCTTTAGTTAAAAAGCATTTCTTACTCTAGGTCAAAGTTCCTCAAAGTGTGAAACCTGGACCAAGAGAATCAGCATCATCTTggaacttgtgagaaatgcagagtctcaggtccCATtgcagacctactgagtcagaaactctgcAGCTGGGGCCGGGCAATCTGTGTTGTAACGAACACTCAAGGTGATTTTGATGGCTGCTAAAGCTTGAGAGCCACTGCTCAAGGTCCTGGTCAAAAATGCAGGAAGCCGCTGCTTTAGAACACACTCGGCACAGGGGCCAGCACCGAGCAAGTGCTCGATTAATGTTAACCATCTTAACGCTTCTAATCTGAGGACTGCATACTCGCAGTGATTTGTTTTGAGGGGCTTGGATGTTCAAGAGAAGAAAGCGTCCCCCCTGCCAGTGGCCGTTCCCAGCACTCACCTCCCTGCCGGCCGCCGAGCTCTCTCTCCGCagcccctccacctccttccgGAGGTTGTCCCGCTCCATTCTTAGCTCCTCCACCGTCAGGCTGCCCTCATTGACCAGCGCCTCCAGCATCTCCAGGACGCGGACGATCTTGAACTGCAGCTGTGTCACCCGGGGGTCGCTGCCCAGGGCCATCAGCTCGCGGCCCATCACGTAGGAGATGTCATATACGTCCTCAGCGGTCAGCTGGAAGGGGCTCTTGCCCAGGGCCCCCTCGGGCCCAGCCtcgtccccctcctcctcttcctcctctcgcAAAGGGGGCTCCTCCATGGCCGCCCAGACCCCTGCAGCCTCCGGAGCTGCTGCTTTCTCGGAGTCTCCGAATGTCCAGCTTCCTCCCGGCACGGAAAACTTTCCGCGGGTCAGTGGACCCTGCCTGTTCAGGGCGGGGCAGGCGCAGCCAATCAGCGCAGCCGAGGGGTGGGCCCGGAGAGGGGCTGTAGGAGGAGGCCACGCAGGGCAGATCTCAGGCCAGGACTCCCGGTGCACCGTCCCAGCGGAGGCCCGTGCTGGAGTGCGGCCTCCAGGTTGTGGTTGGGGCACGAAAGGACAAGGGAAAGGGAGGGCCGCCGCgaagaggaacagagaggttaaggggtGACAGTGATCGCTCCCAGACCGAGAGCTGTTGCAGACGGGGAGGGGCAGCGACCCCAGCTCCGCCCTTGGTGACAGCCACCGCAGAAGCAGGGTGTCCACGGAGACAGGGGCGGAGTTTCCACCGCATTCTGGGAAGGAGGCTAAAAAGCACACAACTCTTCCCTTTCTGCACTCAGGTGTTCCAACCATAGAATTTGCATGGTAGGGGAGGCAGATCCGGTCTCTGAGAATATTTCCTGAAGCGTGCGGCAAAGCAGAAAACAGCAGTTGGTGGCAGCGCGCGGGAGTCTAGTGGTCCGTGTTGCGCAGAGCTTCCAGGCCTATGGTCACCGGGACCGGCGGCATCTGACCCTCAGTTAAATGGAGGTTCCCTGCGCTATGCACCTGGCTCTATCCTGGGTTCCTCCACTTGACCAGCGTGTGGCCTTTGCAAGTTACTTAAGTCCTCCGAGCCTCACTTTACTCCTGGGTAAATAACCGTACCTACGGAGTAGGGTCGCTGTGAGGAATATATGAGATCATGAGACAATGACTGTGACAAAAAGCGCTTAGGAAAGGCTCAAAAAATATTAGCGGGTATTCTGGATTCTTCCCTCCAACAAACACTAAGCTGTGTGCCGGGCGCTTGGCAGTTGGGTTGGGAAGGGAGGAGTAATAGATGAGACAAAAATCGCCGCTTCGAAGTTAGAAAACATTCTGCAGCTACACAGGGGATGACTGAGGATATTAGCAGTGTGGGCTACAGAGCGGGTTATTTTAGATTTAATTCAGGGTTTGTAATAGTCATAGGCAGACAATCCAGCAATGGGGCTTGTCTTTCCCAGGAACGTATTGGCAGTTTTCTTCGTGGTAGGTGTACCAGGTTTTCTCCACAGTGAAGCTGTGGAGTCAAAATGGAGAGTGGGCaaggataaaacaaacaaacaaaaagcaaacaaacaaaacagacactAATTTCAGATGGTACAATGGTACAATGTTTTAATGATCAAACAATGCCCCGGGCAAGGGCTCAGTAATCCATTAGTCACAGACGTGACGACACCCTGTGATTAAATATGGAGAAATATTAGGCTTACCATAAGCATAatatggcatatccatacaatggactattattcactcataaaaaggaatgaaggaatagAGCGTCCAGAAAGAAACCCTCACAAACACGgtcaaattattttcaacaagggtgccaagactgTTCATtggggaaaggatagttttttcaacaaatggtgttgggaaaattggataccTACATGCAAAAGTGTGACGtaccttaccttacaccatatacaaaaattaactcagaatggatcaaagGCCTAAAGCTACAAAACTCTAAGAAGAAAACATTGTGGAAAAGCTTTATGTCAATGGATTTggcaatgagtttttaaaaaacacagaaaaagaaacaaaagaaaaaaatagataaacgactacattgatgaaataaaatttatattttaaggcaggacaagaaaatgtaaacataaaattctctctctgtacatttgggcctcctccctccctctctcatgtGCAATGTACATTTGCATTAtacattaaccagacctcctcaaAGGTGGGAATGCCTGCTTGACCACAAAGgtcaactttttttcccctttcttctgatGCTAGCAATGTAACCGCTTAAAAGATTAGCACTCTTTCCAAACTCTGTAGGGAGTCATGGTGACTTAATTGCTTGCTTACCTGGACTCTGTATCTTTGGTGAAGTTTATGTAAAATGTCTGTATGTCATtttgatgtatgatcctttgtcTCAAAAAGGCTTATGACTGTGTCTTTGACTTCTAATaggcagaacagttctcagagcttccgAGAGTCTGTCTCTCGGCTTATAATCCTCAGTTTGACTtaagtaaaattatcttttgggacttccttggtggtccagtggtaaagaatccaccttccaatgcaggggacgtgggttcgattcctggtcggggaactgagcccgcgcgccacaactattgagctcgtgagcctcaacgagagagcccgcgtgccggaaactacagagctcacgcgctctggagccggagcaccacaactagagagagaacacctgcacaccacaactagagagaagcctgtgcactgcaacaaaagcTCCCGCATGCCTcagcgaagatcccatgtgccacaactaagacccgatgcagccaaaaaagtaaaaaataaataaattagggacttccttggtggcgcagtggttaagaatccgcctgccaatgcaggagacacgggtttgagccctggtcggggaagatcccatatgccgcggagcaactaagccacaactactgagcctgcgctctagagcccataagccacaactactgagcccgcgagccacaactactgaagcctgcgtgcctagagcctgtgctccgcaacaagagaagccaccaaaatgagaagcccacgcactgcgacgaaaagtagcctctgctcaccgcaactagagaaagcccacgcacagcaacgaagacccaacacagctataaaaaaaaaaaaaaaaaaaaaaaaatcccgcagctgcaaccaagacccgatgcagccaaaaataaataaataaatactaaaaaaaatcaatctatgtaatccaccatattaacaggCTACAGAATCCAcagaaaaactactagagctaataaatgagctCAAGGTTGCAGCatacaaggtcaatataaaatatcaattgcatttctttttctttttggccacactttacggcatgtgggatcttagtttcccaaccagggatcaaacctgcg from Pseudorca crassidens isolate mPseCra1 chromosome 12, mPseCra1.hap1, whole genome shotgun sequence includes the following:
- the RILPL2 gene encoding RILP-like protein 2 isoform X1, translated to MEEPPLREEEEEEGDEAGPEGALGKSPFQLTAEDVYDISYVMGRELMALGSDPRVTQLQFKIVRVLEMLEALVNEGSLTVEELRMERDNLRKEVEGLRRESSAAGREVNLGPDKMVVDLTDPNRPRFTLQELRDVLQERNKLKSQLLVVQEELQCYKSGLIPAREGPGGRREKDALVTRASNASSNKEETIIRKLFSFRSGKQT
- the RILPL2 gene encoding RILP-like protein 2 isoform X2 — protein: MEEPPLREEEEEEGDEAGPEGALGKSPFQLTAEDVYDISYVMGRELMALGSDPRVTQLQFKIVRVLEMLEALVNEGSLTVEELRMERDNLRKEVEGLRRESSAAGREVNLGPDKMVVDLTDPNRPRFTLQELRDVLQERNKLKSQLLVVQEELQCYKSGLIPAREGPGGRREKDALVTRASNASSNKEETIIRKLCQYN
- the RILPL2 gene encoding RILP-like protein 2 isoform X3, with amino-acid sequence MEEPPLREEEEEEGDEAGPEGALGKSPFQLTAEDVYDISYVMGRELMALGSDPRVTQLQFKIVRVLEMLEALVNEGSLTVEELRMERDNLRKEVEGLRRESSAAGREVNLGPDKMVVDLTDPNRPRFTLQELRDVLQERNKLKSQLLVVQEELQCYKRKHGCWQSASERE